A genomic stretch from Skermanella mucosa includes:
- a CDS encoding extracellular catalytic domain type 1 short-chain-length polyhydroxyalkanoate depolymerase produces MLRQDDGTGRDGELGRETARRLVRDDDFGPNPGNLALYKFVPDGLAAGAPLVVVLHGCGQTAAGYDEGTGWSLLAERWGFALLFPEQQRENNQGGCFNWFEPDDIERDAGEAASIRAMVERMRQAHGTDPSRTFVSGLSAGGAMAVVMLATYPETFVGGGAIAGLPYKAALGLREAMGAMFRGRAKPPAEWGDLVRQASGHEGPWPVLSIWHGTADRTVAAMNAAELANQWAHLHDAPGPAREDEVAGQRHLVLHDRNGRAVVELYEIAGMAHGAPIGPGEDGEPLGIAGPFILDAGLSSTVRIARFWGLGPLQAEPRTEVPVETAPPAPVPAEPVPAGRIARLWARLKRAVSRGR; encoded by the coding sequence GTGCTGAGACAGGACGACGGGACGGGGCGGGACGGTGAACTGGGTCGGGAGACCGCCCGCCGCCTCGTCCGCGACGACGATTTCGGACCCAATCCCGGCAATCTGGCCCTGTACAAGTTCGTGCCGGACGGGCTCGCGGCGGGGGCGCCGCTGGTCGTCGTGCTGCACGGCTGCGGCCAGACCGCCGCCGGCTACGACGAGGGCACGGGATGGTCGCTTCTTGCCGAACGCTGGGGCTTCGCGCTCCTCTTTCCCGAACAACAGCGGGAAAACAACCAGGGCGGCTGCTTCAACTGGTTCGAGCCGGACGACATCGAGCGCGATGCCGGCGAGGCCGCGTCGATCCGCGCCATGGTGGAACGGATGCGGCAGGCCCACGGCACCGACCCCTCCAGGACCTTCGTCAGCGGCCTGTCGGCCGGCGGCGCCATGGCGGTGGTCATGCTGGCGACGTATCCCGAGACCTTCGTCGGCGGCGGCGCCATCGCCGGCCTCCCCTACAAGGCGGCGCTCGGCCTGCGCGAGGCGATGGGCGCGATGTTCCGCGGCCGCGCCAAGCCCCCGGCGGAATGGGGCGACCTGGTCCGGCAGGCTTCCGGCCACGAGGGTCCCTGGCCCGTCCTGTCGATCTGGCACGGCACGGCCGACCGCACCGTCGCCGCCATGAATGCCGCCGAGCTGGCGAACCAGTGGGCCCACCTTCACGACGCCCCGGGTCCCGCCAGGGAGGACGAGGTCGCGGGCCAGCGCCATCTGGTCCTGCATGACCGGAACGGACGGGCCGTGGTCGAGCTGTACGAGATCGCCGGCATGGCCCATGGGGCGCCGATCGGTCCGGGAGAGGACGGCGAGCCCTTGGGCATCGCGGGGCCGTTCATCCTGGATGCGGGGCTCTCCTCGACAGTCCGGATCGCGCGATTCTGGGGCCTCGGCCCCCTGCAGGCGGAACCCCGCACCGAAGTGCCCGTCGAAACCGCTCCCCCGGCGCCGGTACCGGCGGAACCGGTCCCCGCCGGCCGGATCGCAAGGTTGTGGGCCAGGCTGAAGCGCGCCGTCTCCCGCGGGAGATAG
- a CDS encoding dienelactone hydrolase family protein, with the protein MGGFIEIGAEGGERFRAYKAVPAAGHGPAVILLPEIFGINAHIRDVAEFYAEEGYVVLAPDLFWRLERDVELGYEGADREKALDLMKRFDLDQGVRDIGATVAAARAMPEVGGPDGRKAVGAVGFCLGGRLAYLAAARCGVDAAVGYYGGGIEKLLDEADRIACPLTLHFGGADRISPPEVVEKIRATFAGRADVDIFVYPQAGHAFNRPGPHFDKPAALMAHSRSITMLRNAMGPHYDLSALWDKHCEYEFATRDVDATMSTMVAEPYVNHIPTMTGGYGYKQLHRFYSNHFVHGNPADTKLIPISRTVGADRVVDEMLFCFTHDREIDWMLPGIPPTGKYVEIPLIAIINFRGDKLYNEHIYWDQASVLVQIGALKLDGLPVAGVETARKLVDPALPSNTLMARWTESDGV; encoded by the coding sequence ATGGGCGGTTTCATCGAGATCGGGGCCGAGGGCGGCGAGCGCTTCCGGGCCTACAAGGCGGTGCCGGCCGCGGGCCATGGCCCGGCCGTCATCCTTTTGCCGGAGATCTTCGGCATCAATGCGCATATCCGGGACGTGGCGGAGTTCTACGCCGAGGAAGGTTACGTGGTGCTGGCGCCCGACCTGTTCTGGCGGCTGGAGCGGGACGTCGAGCTCGGCTACGAGGGCGCCGACCGGGAAAAAGCGCTCGACCTGATGAAACGCTTCGACCTGGACCAGGGGGTGCGCGATATCGGCGCCACCGTCGCCGCCGCCCGCGCGATGCCGGAGGTCGGCGGACCCGACGGCCGGAAGGCGGTCGGGGCGGTGGGCTTCTGCCTGGGCGGCCGCCTGGCTTACCTTGCAGCGGCGCGCTGCGGCGTGGATGCAGCGGTCGGCTATTACGGCGGAGGCATCGAGAAGCTGCTGGACGAGGCGGACCGCATCGCCTGCCCGCTTACCCTGCATTTCGGCGGGGCCGACCGGATCTCCCCGCCCGAGGTGGTCGAAAAGATCCGCGCCACCTTCGCGGGACGGGCCGACGTGGACATCTTCGTCTATCCGCAGGCCGGCCACGCGTTCAACCGCCCCGGGCCGCACTTCGACAAGCCGGCGGCGCTGATGGCGCATTCACGCTCGATCACGATGCTGCGCAACGCGATGGGGCCGCATTACGACCTGTCGGCGCTGTGGGACAAGCATTGCGAATACGAGTTCGCCACCCGCGACGTGGACGCCACCATGTCGACCATGGTGGCCGAGCCCTACGTCAACCATATCCCGACCATGACGGGCGGGTATGGCTACAAGCAGCTTCACCGCTTCTACTCGAACCATTTCGTCCACGGGAACCCGGCCGACACCAAGCTGATCCCGATCTCGCGCACCGTGGGCGCCGATCGCGTGGTGGACGAGATGCTGTTCTGCTTCACCCATGACCGCGAGATCGACTGGATGCTGCCCGGCATCCCGCCGACCGGGAAATATGTCGAGATCCCCCTGATCGCGATCATCAATTTCCGCGGCGACAAGCTCTACAACGAGCACATCTATTGGGACCAGGCGTCCGTCCTGGTGCAGATCGGCGCGCTGAAGCTGGACGGCCTGCCGGTGGCGGGGGTGGAGACGGCGCGCAAGCTGGTCGATCCCGCCCTGCCGTCCAACACGCTGATGGCGCGCTGGACGGAAAGTGACGGGGTTTAG